A window of Diadema setosum chromosome 2, eeDiaSeto1, whole genome shotgun sequence contains these coding sequences:
- the LOC140246112 gene encoding uncharacterized protein has protein sequence MDENSVIIQPGQGDRCQDDKFDIEEGEVPPPVVEKVPNIAAKFAVAEEVGPPIDPEIAKSTAYLLTHQLELKVVDDTITKYPIPSNCELVDVPKVNQRIWNGLPAFSKTRDLKFQRLQKNLTRGINAYIHTVSAQNITEQQQDALALLCSANFELNSLRKEFMKPDIGYQFQHLCKPPTPVSKFLFGDDLGKQMKDIRDEQKATEGVLRSEHSRQYKKQRFSPYDYGRSAYGKGRSKITSGSSNLPQQYRDAGWTTSRASTSDVTRPTGAKGPWTGATSHAFLGQRPKGRGKPPAPHTFTHPSQHQPHCGSKQGSGMKRAR, from the coding sequence ATGGATGAAAACTCAGTGATTATCCAACCAGGTCAAGGGGATCGTTGTCAGgatgacaaatttgatattgAAGAAGGCGAAGTTCCCCCTCCTGTAGTGGAAAAAGTTCCAAACATTGCAGCCAAATTTGCTGTGGCTGAGGAAGTTGGTCCCCCCATTGACCCAGAAATTGCTAAGTCTACAGCCTACCTTCTGACCCACCAGCTTGAGCTCAAAGTGGTAGATGATACGATCACTAAATACCCCATTCCCAGCAACTGTGAGCTGGTGGATGTGCCGAAAGTCAACCAAAGAATCTGGAATGGGCTCCCTGCCTTTTCAAAGACACGAGACCTCAAATTTCAGAGACTCCAAAAGAATCTCACGAGAGGCATCaatgcctacatacatacagtgtcgGCACAGAATATTACTGAACAGCAGCAAGATGCACTAGCACTTCTGTGCAGTGCGAACTTTGAGCTAAATTCCTTACGTAAGGAATTCATGAAACCAGACATTGGTTATCAATTCCAACATCTCTGCAAGCCCCCTACACCGGTCTCCAAATTCCTTTTCGGTGACGACCTGGGAAAGCAAATGAAAGACATTAGAGATGAACAAAAAGCAACTGAGGGTGTCCTCAGGAGTGAGCATAGCAGACAGTACAAAAAGCAGCGTTTCAGCCCATATGACTATGGCAGGAGTGCATATGGCAAGGGCAGGAGCAAGATTACATCAGGAAGCTCGAATTTGCCCCAACAGTACCGCGACGCGGGCTGGACTACATCTCGTGCAAGCACAAGTGATGTGACTAGGCCTACAGGTGCAAAAGGACCGTGGACTGGAGCTACCAGCCATGCTTTTTTGGGCCAGCGCcccaaggggagggggaagccgCCAGCTCCCCACACCTTCACACATCCCAGCCAGCACCAACCGCACTGCGGCAGCAAGCAAGGCTCAGGGATGAAGAGAGCACGATAA